A window of the Harmonia axyridis chromosome 5, icHarAxyr1.1, whole genome shotgun sequence genome harbors these coding sequences:
- the LOC123680376 gene encoding toll-like receptor 13: protein MMDLRKGWILNLYSMLFINFDSFLESFAKECAECENECALLMTINECYCQRTVFYHTDRRWDGWRGRYTEVAAGVSHAYVDCFNFVISEGFLLSGSTCPENPCQHITFFHSNISTVPFNFFKKASHLVEIYLNSSGVQNLQVGAFTGLNDLQILQLESNQLSKIKAGCLTTLSTLKTLDFHNNKLKTIDDDAFIGLISLKYLDLSKNQLTSLAHQLLNPLVNLMYLILSHNFISVLNFSIEKLNKLESLYLNHNSIETIEECISYSNVNSLYLQNNVISSLKQSCFPYAVSNLNLAYNYLSSLDFFGDLKSLRTLNLSNNQINKIPIDAFEKLSNLLKLDLSQNDIHQCKTGIFSAVKNIEYLNLSRTNLNDTGPHVFIPLNNLKILDISYNNLNHWNEDWLIHFDHCEKVFLGGNSFSCEDVSSMFKQSKMKNFSLVYEANYTVENINGLPCAYIEAMSKSTILTTTDSFVSNWKNSRTQINNLSETLEKFLLHHSATGQTKLENLKENIKSSLKSLNNSIKFEFLSFNKTLYEYLNMMGNNMSKGDQSLEYEKSITKNEHPFLNNSIIINMEKKIASSLSQLRFFIVMGFLSFACLSAIVKIITCCLATRRINSFEMGQELTFLSR, encoded by the coding sequence ATGATGGATTTGAGAAAGGGATGGATATTAAATCTATACAGTatgttattcattaattttgattCGTTCTTAGAATCATTTGCCAAGGAATGTGCTGAATGCGAGAACGAATGTGCTTTATTGATGACTATTAATGAATGCTATTGCCAACGCACAGTGTTCTATCACACAGATCGAAGATGGGACGGTTGGCGAGGAAGATATACAGAGGTTGCAGCAGGCGTTTCACATGCATATGTAgattgtttcaattttgttatcaGTGAAGGTTTCCTGCTTAGTGGCAGCACTTGCCCTGAAAACCCCTGCCAACATATAACCTTCTTCCACAGTAATATATCAACAGTACctttcaatttcttcaaaaaagcaTCACATTTGGTAGAAATTTATTTGAACAGCTCTGGAGTTCAGAATTTACAAGTGGGTGCCTTCACAGGCCTCAACGATCTCCAAATATTACAACTGGAGTCTAACCAGTTATCAAAGATAAAAGCTGGTTGTCTGACCACTTTATCAACTCTCAAAACACTAGATTTTCACAACAATAAATTGAAAACGATAGATGATGATGCTTTTATTGGCTTGATCTCTTTAAAATACCTTGATTTAAGCAAAAACCAACTTACTTCCTTAGCACATCAGCTATTAAATCCATTGGTGAACCTCATGTACTTGATATTATCGCATAATTTTATTAGTGTTTTGAATTTcagtattgaaaaattaaacaaGCTAGAATCTCTATACTTGAATCATAATAGCATAGAAACTATCGAGGAGTGTATTTCATATTCCAATGTTAATTCATTATACTTGCAAAACAATGTTATTTCTTCTTTGAAACAATCCTGCTTTCCCTATGCAGTTTCAAATTTAAACCTAGCTTACAACTATCTCAGTAGTTTGGACTTTTTTGGAGATCTTAAATCCCTGAGAACATTAAACCTGTCTAATAATCAGATAAACAAGATACCAATAGATGCGTTCGAAAAATTAAGCAACCTCCTAAAATTGGATTTATCACAGAACGATATACACCAATGCAAAACTGGAATTTTCAGCGCAGTGAAAAACATAGAATACCTAAACCTCAGCAGAACAAACTTGAATGACACGGGTCCACATGTTTTTATTCCATTGAACAACCTAAAAATCCTAGATATTAGTTATAACAACTTGAACCATTGGAATGAGGATTGGTTGATACATTTTGATCATTGTGAAAAAGTATTTTTGGGTGGAAATAGTTTTTCTTGCGAGGACGTTTCTTCTATGTTCAAACaatcaaaaatgaagaatttttctctAGTATATGAAGCAAATTATACGGTTGAAAATATAAACGGTCTTCCATGTGCATATATTGAGGCAATGTCAAAAAGTactattttaacaacaactgatTCTTTTGTTTCGAATTGGAAAAACTCGAGAACACAGATCAACAATCTCTCAgaaactcttgaaaaatttttgttacaCCATTCAGCAACAGGGCAAACGAAACTCGAAAACTTGAAAGAGAACATAAAAAGCTCCCTCAAATCTTTAAATAactcaattaaatttgaatttctcagtTTCAATAAAAccttatatgaatatttaaacATGATGGGAAACAATATGTCCAAAGGTGACCAAAGTCTCGAATATGAAAAGTCCATTACTAAAAACGAACATCCTTTTCTAAACAATTCTATAATAATTaacatggaaaaaaaaatagcatccTCCTTGTCGCAACTCAGATTTTTCATTGTTATGGGATTCTTAAGTTTTGCCTGTTTATCTGCTATTGTGAAAATTATAACCTGTTGTTTAGCTACAAGGAGAATAAACAGTTTTGAAATGGGTCAAGAACTGACTTTTCTATCGAGATGA